The Rhodamnia argentea isolate NSW1041297 chromosome 10, ASM2092103v1, whole genome shotgun sequence sequence CAAGCTCTTTCTGGGACGGGTGCATGCCGCCTTTTTGCAGACTTCCAGAAGCGTTTTGTCCTGATTCCCAGATTTATATACCTGTGCCTACCTGGGCTAAGTGAGCTGCCTCCCTCCCTTCCTTGCATGCACATGCACGCACATCTATTTTTACGTTTCAAGTTGTGAATTACGCTATGACTAATGTAAGCCTTGGTTGTTATTGTAATCAGCCACCATAACATCTGGAGAGATGCCCATGTCCCCCAGAGGACTTATCATTACTATCACCCTGAATCTAAGGGTTTAGATTTTGCGGCACTAATGGATGACATCAAGGTGGGTTTTGGCACATTTTGACTCTCAAACTGTATTCTTCCAATGATGATAGCTCCTTTGTCTCTTGTTGATGTTTTTTCATGGGTATGCTCTTTTTGTCTAATATTCTTGTTGCTGACACTGGGTACCTGTTCTCTGGGGTTGCAATGGGCAATCACTAGAATGCACCGAATGGTTCCTTCTTTCTACTTCATGCATGTGCTCATAACCCTACTGGGGTGGATCCTTCAGAGGACCAGTGGAGAGagatttcttatcaatttaagGTATAATTTCAGGAAATGCTGACTAAAAACATTCAGCAGTTAGTTCTGTGACTGAAATATGACATAATTTTCAGGTGAAaggtcattttcctttctttgacaTGGCATATCAAGGATTTGCTAGTGGTGACCCAGAAAGGGATGCAAAGGCCATCAGGATCTTTCTTGAGGATGGTCTTGCAATTGGAATTGCTCAATCTTATGCAAAGAACATGGGACTGTATGGTCAGAGAGTGGGTTGCCTCAGgtaattattttgtttaatACTGAGTTTGAGGAAGAATTATTCTTAGCTGTTGTACTATTTGCTTGGGATATTTTGACAATACTTGGGTATTGGGGATGGAAGTTTTGTGCTTGCCATGAAGTTTTAGGGCCAATTATTAAAAGGAACTcttcttttcgaccaaaaaaaactgAATCATATTTTCACTGGGACCTTTGCAGATCCCTCTGAGGCAGAGGGAGGAAATGTTTTTAAGATATGAGATAATGCTTTGTGCTAGATGAAAAGATGGACATGCATTCTCTTTCCTATCATATCTTCCTCAAATTTATCATGGGCACAAAGCTAATGGAGTTCTCTTCAGtctccttttcaaaattttgataaaaatgtgAATATAGTCGAAAAGATCTTCCCACAAAAATTGTAAGAGCAAGCATCCTAAAGACAAGTGATAAGTCGAAACTGAATTGCCACTCATTCTGGAGTGAATAGAAACTCATGCTTTATCTGCTTATTTGCGGTTATTCAGTGTCCTTTGTGAAGATCAAAAACAAGCGATAGCTGTGAAAAGTCAGTTGCAGCAGCTTGCCAGACCCATGTACAGTAATCCACCTGTGTATGGTGCCCTAATAGTATCAACTATTCTTGGCGATCCAGGTTTGAAGAGTTTATGGCTTAAGGAAGTTAAGGTAGTCTTTTTTCTAACCCATTTGGGATAAATTATTACCAATTTTGGCTTAGCTCCTTCCTTGAGAATCCAACAAAGCAGCAGTCATTTTTATTGTATTTAGTAGCATTGGATTGGAGCTTTACTGATTGGAAGAACAAAGAATTATGGTGCAAAGCTTGTTCTGTTGGCTTTCCTAGTTGGTTGgagatttccttttgttttagcTGCTCCTCTCATGTCCTGAGAATCTGTTGGATATAGAAGTGCCATGAGAAATTAGTATGAACATTAATCAGAAGTAAATTGACATTGATCTTGTAACTGTTCAGGTAATGGCTGACCGAATCATCGGGATGCGCACTGCCTTGCGAGAAAACCTTGAAAAGCTTGGGTCGCCATTATCATGGAAGCACATCACCGAACAGGTATAGTCCAATTTCGTTCCATTGGCAAGCTTTTTAGCATCAGTTACGCACAATTTCCTGTTCTTGACGGTATGTTCTCCCAAACAGATCGGTATGTTCTGCTACAGTGGGATGAGTCCAGAGCAGGTAGATCGGTTGACGAAAGAATTTCACATTTACATGACTCGGAATGGCCGTATAAGGTAAACAACTCGACCACAAACATTTTCGGCGGAATTGCCTTTTTTGGTAGATCGTCTCCCCTCACACATGAATCTTTTTTACAGTATGGCAGGTGTAACCACTGCCAACGTTGGATATTTGGCAAATGCCATCAATGAGGTCACAATATCTTCTTAGTACCTAATCGAGGGTGTGTCAGTCCTTGAATAATGCGACTCTCCATATACATTTTCCCTTACCTAGTTTACTGTCATCGTGAGTGTTGtgagattttcttttggttccaTCTTGTTGTAGTTAGGAAGATGGGCAATAACAGGCGCAGGATTTAGAGCGCCCCTGTTGTTTTTGACTAATGCCATTTTTTCCCCGTGAGAATTGGGGGATGCAACTTTGACAGTTACACAGCAGAACTATTAAATAAAACTCTTTATTTATACTGATATTTCCAACTATTTCTGGGAATGCTGCTTCCAAGGTTTTGTTACATCCGGCTTCAGAGGTCCAAGCTGTATGCTTAAAGCATGTTTTTTCCTGGTGTGAAAGCGTAAGTGGTACAGTCTTGGCAAATGATTCTATCTACTTCATGCTGTAACTTTGTGTTGGGCAGAATTATTTCTGGGTTTGGTGGATTTTGAGCCTGTGATTAGGGAAGTCGATGTCAGCTGATGTCATGTGTTCAATCTTCCTGGGACAAGTTCTTTCATCCCCCCCACTAGTCATCAAGACATTACATCGCATTACCTTATTCGTCGATCGATGCTTTGTATGCAGCTTtcggtcctctctctcttcatgcTGGTCTCCTAAATTTCTTAATTctcaatgtttttcttttgtttaaagTTTTGAAGAAAGTGACCACATTAATCTCTCTTGGGTCCGAATCTGTTTCCTACTCCTTTGTAGAACATCTCCCCATGGAGAATCCTACTCTGATCTTGTCAATGTTCGTTTAAGTGACTTTGTTGTTTGTCGGAAGATCCACCTATGTTGTTCCCTAATCCAATGAAACCTGCAAGAACTGTTTGGTGGTCAGCCTCACATCTGAGGAAGCGGTTCATCCACTGAGTAACTAGCCCATCTTCTCCAATGATAATTAGATCTGAATTGCAATGCACATATATAGCGAATCACAACCTGGTTCTTAATATTATCATTAGAAACCTCAATCCACATGCTCCAATGTCATTTCTCATCTTCGGCTAACGTCATCAAACAACTTTTAATTAATATCATTGAGAGATAATTTCCTCCGGTTTGATGTGCGATTTAGTTTATTGGAACGACTTGTTATGATCCCCACCGGTCTCCACCCGATTCATTTCCATATCACATGCCTAACTGAAAGGATCCTATCCTCGGTAATTATCAATTCGGCAAACATAATTAGTTGTAGAATCGAATCCAATCACACACTACAAGCTAAATGCGAACAACGATAAAAGCATAAGTGGATTCTACCCAACCACACACTACCAGCTAAATGCGAGCACAATAAAAGCATAAAATGAATGACTATGCTAACTAAACCAACCATGATGAGAAGGATTAACCACTTGCATTGTAATCACGCGTTTGATCCATTGAACTCTAAAATTTCAGATCTCTCATTGTCTTCTTATTTATCTCTCTCTTAAATGAAAGGAAGAATTAGTAAAGAAGACCGATGGAACTTAATAAACTTAATTTCGGAGGCACTCaaagtgcatattttttttttttttcagaaatgtgGCATTCgagtgataaaagaaaatattatggCACTTacttatggtactcaagtgatacatgagcgccgtacaaaagCGATAGCATTTGTGATATCCTTTTGTCTACATtctaaagatgaaaatgaagagagCCAGAGCAAATAGGGAGAGGTTTCGGTCACGCGGGCACAGATAAAAATGGTTTTCGAGTATTGCTTTTTGCCTACCGAGATGAACATGGTAAACAGAGGGCAGGAGTGACCTGAGtcacggcaaaaaaaaaaaaaaaaacgttgggAGGCTCCGTTAGAGATATGTCACGCATGTTTGTATAAAGCGATGATATCAACGACAGAAATGATTAAGGAATAAAGCGACAAGGCGACGTGGTCGCTCAAAGGGGAGATTAATTCTCCATTTTGATTACAAACAGAAGGCCTCGGCCTCCATTCTAACGAGATATCACCATCACCACAAAAGGGAAAAGCACATGACACGTTCCCGACAGAACAAGCGAAGAGCATTGTTGTTTTTTCACGGGAGGAACTAATAAAACTTTTCTTGGAAATGCTTTGCTCCAGCTTTTGTTGCATTATTAGGCTGCAGAGGTCCATGCTGTATgctaaagcattttttttttttattttttgcgggTGTGAAAGCTTACGTTGTGAAGTCTTGGCAAATGATTCTGTCTCCTTCATGTCCTAAGCCTGTTAACTTTGTGTTGGGCAGTTGTTCCCTGGTTTGGTGGATTTGAGACCCTGACATGGCAATGTCGGCCGACGTCGTCTGCCTTAATTTTCTTGAGACGAAGTTCTTTCATCCTCCACTAATTATCAAGAAGCTACTTCTGCAAAGCCTGTTGTGGATCCTGCTTAGTAGTTTGTTCAGTAAGGGGACGCCGTGGTAACacttct is a genomic window containing:
- the LOC115733009 gene encoding LOW QUALITY PROTEIN: aspartate aminotransferase, mitochondrial (The sequence of the model RefSeq protein was modified relative to this genomic sequence to represent the inferred CDS: inserted 1 base in 1 codon); protein product: MAVRAGVSSRILSRSSVLGARSMSSWWRSVEPAPKDPILGVTEAFLADPSPDKVNVGVGAYRDDNGKPVVLECVREAERRIAGNLNMEYLPMGGSVKMVEETLKLAYGEDSELIKDKRIAAVQALSGTGACRLFADFQKRFXPDSQIYIPVPTWANHHNIWRDAHVPQRTYHYYHPESKGLDFAALMDDIKNAPNGSFFLLHACAHNPTGVDPSEDQWREISYQFKVKGHFPFFDMAYQGFASGDPERDAKAIRIFLEDGLAIGIAQSYAKNMGLYGQRVGCLSVLCEDQKQAIAVKSQLQQLARPMYSNPPVYGALIVSTILGDPGLKSLWLKEVKVMADRIIGMRTALRENLEKLGSPLSWKHITEQIGMFCYSGMSPEQVDRLTKEFHIYMTRNGRISMAGVTTANVGYLANAINEVTISS